In Streptomyces sp. NBC_00091, the following proteins share a genomic window:
- a CDS encoding glycosyltransferase family 39 protein, protein MVRFRSSRPDLLLCGVILLAIVLVQGWNITNFPTLSDDEGTYLAQAWAVQQGDGLAHYTYWYDHPPLGWIQVAGLTYLPALFVPEWMTVAPMRFSMLAVSAASSVLIYVLARRLWLPRWAAGLAMGLFGLSPLSVVLQREIFLDNLAVMWMLLAFCLAASPSRHLWHHFGSGLAAATAVLTKETMLVVLPALLVTMWRHSHRDTRKFAVTGAITACALIGLSYPLFALLNDELLPGAGHVSLIDGITYQMSRPGSGFILDPGSGSHGVFQSWLYYDTVLPLGGLAGAVLLLATYRWSVTARALAGPALAAVILAVVAMRPSGYLPAMYVIQALPFLALVLAAAAASVTHAVLRRRRGPGEHKALVYARWALVGVLAAAAAAYVLPRWYEGNRTALTVDANAPYRQAAAWLGSGVADPANTRVLVDDALWLDAVHHGFAPGDGAIWFYKADLDPAVTKTLPRGWRDIDYVVSSPTVRRDAADLPNVKAALEHSTAVAVFGTGEDRIEIRRTDRESGS, encoded by the coding sequence ATGGTGCGTTTCCGCTCCTCCCGCCCCGACCTGCTGCTCTGCGGTGTGATCCTGCTGGCGATCGTCCTCGTACAGGGCTGGAACATCACCAACTTCCCGACCCTGAGCGACGACGAGGGCACCTACCTGGCGCAGGCCTGGGCCGTCCAGCAGGGTGACGGCCTGGCCCACTACACGTACTGGTACGACCATCCGCCGCTGGGCTGGATCCAGGTCGCGGGCCTGACGTACCTGCCGGCCCTCTTCGTGCCCGAGTGGATGACGGTCGCGCCGATGCGCTTCTCGATGCTGGCCGTCTCGGCCGCCAGCTCGGTGCTGATCTACGTCCTGGCGCGCCGGCTGTGGCTGCCGCGGTGGGCGGCGGGGCTGGCGATGGGGCTCTTCGGGCTCTCCCCGCTCTCCGTCGTCCTCCAGCGGGAGATCTTCCTCGACAACCTCGCCGTGATGTGGATGCTGCTGGCCTTCTGCCTCGCCGCGTCCCCCAGCCGTCACCTGTGGCACCACTTCGGTTCGGGGCTGGCGGCCGCCACCGCCGTCCTGACCAAGGAGACGATGCTGGTGGTGCTCCCGGCGCTGCTGGTGACGATGTGGCGCCACAGCCACCGCGACACCCGCAAGTTCGCCGTGACGGGGGCGATCACCGCCTGCGCGCTGATAGGGCTGTCGTACCCGCTGTTCGCCCTGCTCAACGACGAGCTGCTGCCCGGCGCCGGGCACGTCTCCCTCATCGACGGCATCACCTACCAGATGAGCCGCCCGGGCTCCGGCTTCATCCTGGACCCCGGCTCCGGCTCGCACGGGGTGTTCCAGTCGTGGCTGTACTACGACACCGTCCTGCCGCTCGGCGGGCTGGCCGGCGCCGTCCTGCTGCTGGCCACCTATCGGTGGTCCGTCACCGCCCGCGCGCTCGCCGGGCCGGCCCTGGCCGCGGTGATCCTCGCGGTGGTCGCGATGCGGCCCTCCGGCTACCTCCCGGCGATGTACGTGATCCAGGCCCTGCCCTTCCTCGCCCTGGTCCTCGCGGCCGCCGCGGCCAGCGTCACGCACGCCGTGCTGCGCCGCCGGCGCGGGCCGGGGGAGCACAAGGCCCTGGTGTACGCGCGGTGGGCGCTGGTCGGCGTACTGGCCGCGGCGGCCGCCGCGTACGTGCTGCCGCGCTGGTACGAGGGCAACCGCACGGCGCTCACGGTCGACGCCAACGCCCCCTACCGGCAGGCCGCGGCCTGGCTCGGCAGCGGGGTGGCCGACCCGGCGAACACCCGCGTCCTCGTCGACGACGCGCTCTGGCTCGATGCTGTTCACCACGGCTTTGCACCCGGGGACGGCGCCATCTGGTTCTACAAGGCGGACCTCGACCCGGCCGTCACCAAGACCTTGCCGCGGGGCTGGCGGGAC